The following coding sequences lie in one Anomaloglossus baeobatrachus isolate aAnoBae1 chromosome 7, aAnoBae1.hap1, whole genome shotgun sequence genomic window:
- the LOC142246335 gene encoding histone H2A type 2-B-like, which produces MSGRGKQGGKARAKAKTRSSRAGLQFPVGRVHRLLRKGNYAERVGAGAPVYLAAVLEYLTAEILELAGNAARDNKKTRIIPRHLQLAVRNDEELNRLLGGVTIAQGGVLPNIQAVLLPKKTESGKKGK; this is translated from the coding sequence atgtctggacgcggcaaacaaggagggaaggcccgcgctaaggccaagacccgctcatcccgggcagggctgcagttcccggtcggtcgtgtgcacaggcttctccgcaagggcaattacgccgagagagtgggcgccggcgctccggtctacctggccgctgtgctcgagtatctgaccgctgagatcctggaattggccggcaatgctgcccgggacaacaagaagacccgcatcatcccccggcacctgcagctggccgtgcgcaatgacgaggagctgaacaggctgctgggtggggtgaccattgcccagggaggcgtcctgcccaacatccaggccgtgctgctgcccaagaagacCGAGAGCGGCAAGAAGGGAAAGTGA
- the LOC142246336 gene encoding histone H3, with product MARTKQTARKSTGGKAPRKQLATKAARKSAPATGGVKKPHRYRPGTVALREIRRYQKSTELLIRKLPFQRLVREIAQDFKTDLRFQSSAVMALQEASEAYLVGLFEDTNLCAIHAKRVTIMPKDIQLARRIRGERA from the coding sequence ATGGCCAGAACTAAGCAGACCGCCCGTAAATCCACCGGAGGGAAAGCTCCCCGCAAGCAGCTGGCCACTAAGGCCGCCAGGAAGAGCGCTCCCGCCACCGGCGGAGTGAAGAAGCCTCACCGCTACCGGCCAGGCACAGTCGCTCTCCGTGAGATCCGCCGGTACCAGAAGTCCACGGAGCTGCTGATCCGTAAGCTTCCCTTCCAGCGCCTGGTAAGAGAAATCGCCCAGGACTTCAAGACCGATCTCCGCTTCCAGAGCTCGGCCGTCATGGCCCTGCAGGAGGCCAGCGAGGCTTATCTGGTGGGGCTGTTTGAGGACACAAATCTGTGCGCCATCCACGCTAAGAGGGTCACCATCATGCCCAAAGACATCCAGCTGGCCCGCCGCATCCGTGGGGAGAGGGCTTAG
- the LOC142246337 gene encoding histone H1.01-like — protein sequence MAETAPAAAPPAAEPAAKSKKQPKKSGAAKKSKTSSGPSVSELIVNAVSASKERSGVSLAAVKKVLTARGYDVEKNNSRVKLGVKSLVTKGVLLQVKGSGASGSFKLNKKQETKDKVAKKKPAAAAKKPAAAKKAAKSPKKPKKAPTAAKKSPKKAKKPAAAKKAAKSPKKKAAPKPKKVTKSPAKKAAKPKAAKSPAKKAAKAKKPAAKK from the coding sequence ATGGCAGAGACCGCACCAGCCGCCGCTCCTCCTGCCGCCGAACCGGCCGCCAAATCTAAGAAGCAGCCGAAGAAATCCGGGGCCGCCAAGAAAAGCAAGACATCCTCCGGTCCCAGCGTCTCCGAGCTGATTGTCAATGCCGTGTCCGCCTCTAAGGAGCGCAGTGGGGTCTCTCTGGCCGCCGTGAAGAAGGTCCTGACTGCCCGAGGCTACGATGTAGAGAAGAACAACAGCCGGGTGAAGCTGGGCGTCAAGAGTCTGGTCACCAAAGGCGTCCTGCTCCAGGTGAAGGGCAGCGGCGCCTCCGGATCCTTCAAGCTGAACAAGAAGCAGGAGACCAAGGACAAGGTGGCcaagaagaagccagcagctgCGGCCAAGAAACCCGCTGCAGCCAAGAAAGCGGCCAAATCTCCTAAGAAGCCCAAGAAGGCCCCGACCGCGGCCAAGAAGAGCccgaaaaaggccaagaagcccgCAGCTGCCAAGAAGGCGGCAAAGAGCCCCAAGAAGAAGGCCGCTCCGAAGCCCAAGAAGGTGACAAAGAGCCCGGCTAAGAAGGCGGCAAAACCCAAAGCTGCCAAGAGTCCGGCTAAGAAAGCGGCGAAAGCCAAGAAGCCCGCGGCTAAGAAATAA
- the LOC142246338 gene encoding histone H2A type 1-like codes for MSGRGKQGGKARAKAKTRSSRAGLQFPVGRVHRLLRKGNYAERVGAGAPVYLAAVLEYLTAEILELAGNAARDNKKTRIIPRHLQLAVRNDEELNRLLGGVTIAQGGVLPNIQAVLLPKKTESGKKSK; via the coding sequence atgtctggacgcggcaaacaaggagggaaggcccgcgctaaggccaagacccgctcatcccgggcaggactgcagttcccggtcggtcgtgtgcacaggcttctccgcaagggcaattacgccgagagagtgggcgccggcgctccggtctacctggccgctgtgctcgagtatctgaccgctgagatcctggaattggccggcaatgctgcccgggacaacaagaagacccgcatcatcccccggcacctgcagctggccgtgcgcaatgatgaggagctgaacaggctgctgggtggggtgaccattgcccagggaggcgtcctgcccaacatccaggccgtgctgctgcccaagaagacCGAGAGCGGCAAGAAGAGCAAGTGA